Part of the Mytilus trossulus isolate FHL-02 chromosome 2, PNRI_Mtr1.1.1.hap1, whole genome shotgun sequence genome is shown below.
TTCCATAACCTAATAAAGGTTTATGACATGTCAAAATCACCTGCCATGTCATTGGCGGATCGAGGGAGGGGGGTTCAtgtggttggaaccccccttttttggacgatcaatgcatttgaatgggagcatatagttggaacccccttttaaaaagggCTGGATCCCCCACTGCATGTACTCTGAAATTGGTATCATAAGCTTTAAGATGATTGGAGTAACGGAAGTGTGTACGTCATACTTGAACCAAGGGAACTAAATTTTACGAATAAAAAgagatatgattttttcttttgtcctcCACTTTTGTCCTCCATTTGCAGCAAGCATTTCGATATCTCATGACAATCATGCAAGATATGTTACGGTCCAAAAGCAAAACGAGAggtttttgttgtgtttttcgCTCATATTTTTTGTAGTTCAACCGTATGCATGATGTGATCATCTTAAATCTTATTATCCATTCAATAGTTTTCTTCGTATTTAAATGATGTATAAATGTTTGTGCATGTCTGCGAGAttattattgttaaaagaatGAGAAGTTGGCAgtgatacatttgtacatatatgTAACATAAGATAATTTCAAgggagggacaaaagataccaaagggacagtcaaactcataaatctaaaacaaactgacaaagccatgactaaaaattaaaaagacaaacaaacaatagtacacatgataaccatagaaaactaaagaataaacaacacgaaccccaccaagactaggggtgatctcgggTTCAATGCACCTTTTGTACTTTTATGTtactttttaaaagtacatCATAGAGgtgataattttgtttttgtgtccGAACTATTTGTCTATATTATGCCTATGATCgaaatattgaagaataaaaccTACTAGTATTCCTTTTCTTGCTGTTAAAGCtaatctcattttgtttttctagaACAGCTGACTTTAACAATGTCAGGTTCGATTACCTAGATTAAGATATATAAgaacacatattttattgtttttatcttgtGTTTATATTGTGAGATGTAAATTACCCGTGTAGATCCTCAAAGATTCTGATGCAGTTGCCAATTAtgatagaaaaatgaataagtCACCTCCAGGTACATATGATTGACCGATAAGAAACACATGTATACACACATAgaaattatgtttattatatacattattatttgtatatatctaGTATACTCGccttgtataaatattttgatacagattaattgaaacaaaaaagtgTCACGTATATGTTTATGATATATCTCTAAAAACCAGAAATTATACTGATATGCACCAAAAATACCAATAAATGTAAATGGGGTGTATGCATTTGTCTTTCAATACCATGCATGCAATAAGATTAAATAAATTTTGCGGAAATATCCCTACTAAATTATTCAAAGCAATTATTGTACATTAACTATTATTATCATGGCATAGATAATAGAATAAGATAgttttgactttaaaatattgtacatctatttaattaaatagttatcaaaggtaccataaTGATAAGATAGATTACGGTGTATCATATATGCCcattttttgttaaactaaGAAATTTCTAAGTTCTGTATTGTAAtggatattatatatatatttggtactTGCGTCCTACCGTCAAGCACTTTATGAGAGTTCGACTCACGGTTTATCCCGTAATTGTTAACGAAAAAAGTAATGAATATTGCTGATCTTCAAGAATATCTAAATACCTATTCAAAGCATAAATATAATCGTTGTAAATCAATATTCCCCCTTTTCAACAGTTTCAACAATTGTGTGAAAGATGACAACGCTTCTTCAACAGTTATGTTTTTGGGTAACATCCTATTTCTTTGACGAATTCACTATACAAATTAGTGTTTAATTGACATGCTATTTTAAAAGTGTGTTATACAGTATCGTGTTCACTCCTCTTATCTAGTATTTCCTAGCCCATAAGGGATGATGatagcttctttttttttttttttttaatatttcaccACTTTATAACACTGCTAAcaattctacattcacagttaactggaGTACTTTCATTTCACTATTCAGAAAAGAATTTAAATGTGTATCAttaccgtttacttttttttttttttttaaactttagaCCTCTAGtgcttttttgtcttttatcatGCAGTGAatacacaattttcaaaaaattctaaaaaatcattttcatctgtatgtaaAATCATTACACATTTTTCTACACCTGGATTTTTATTATCTAATTATACGTCGATAACATCAGACGTCGTTATAGAAATATCCTCTTCCAGAATAAGAAGGATGTAGACGAAATTCATGTTTGGCGTAATAGAGTATAGACATGCTTTTATCTCTTATgagtatttacatttttttatgtctgtgaAGAAAGATCCTAAAATATGTGGTTTAGGTGCTAGTATggctaaataaaataaaataaaatgcagtcattcggtaattttatagttttgtcgtaaatatttcaaatgcatatttaaaaaagacaaacagacaaacaatagaacacatgacacaacatagaaaactaaataataagcaagacacgaaccccaacaaaaacttatgttgatctcaggtgctccggacaTTTCTTTTCTGTGAGTATCAACCCATTGTTAATGAATCgagaaaatgcataaaaaaatatctagatcatttacattttcttttacttgTAGGTAAAAAGATAATGGGGCGAAACCAATTTGCAGTTCTTGGTCTCATGCCTGGGGCATCAGGGGATGAGATCAAGAAGGCTTTTAGGTCCCTGGCACTGCAATACCACCCAGATAAAAACAAGCATGCAGGAGCTGaagaaaagtttaaaatcatgtgTGCAGCATATGACTTTCTCAAAGACGAGACTAATCGTTTATCACACGCGAGAGAATTGCGAGAAAATTTTGATTGTAAGCGAAAACATAGAAAAGGACATAGTGAAAAGCATTATACTTATTCAAGTCAACAAGAAACCGACCCATTCGGACATTCACAGACGTTTGAGGACAGGTTTAGACCAAAATTTGATAGAAAGGGATATGAAAGAACAAGCACTGACTCAAACAGTAGATCAAGACATGATAGAAGTAAACAGGAAAATAGTGGGGATCATAAGTCAGAGAATAGACGACGAGACTCTCAAGGGAAGAATAGAACGGAAAAAGAAGAGTTTTACCAGAGAGATCATAAAAGGTTTATTCCAGGATTCATTTTCGAAGACTTCTTTTCCCTTTTTAGTGAACCATTCAAGTCGTTCGAGCAGGATTTCGGTCCGTTCCGTCAAAGGAGAAGCCCATTTAATGTGTTTCATAATTCGCACTTTGAGGATCCATTATTCGACAGACATTTTGAAGAACATTTTCATGTATTTCAAGAATTTGAAAAGGAGCCTATGGCACATTCATTTGGACCTTCAAATATTGAGGATATGATGAATGACTTCGAACCTTTTGCTGACGTGGGAAGGGATAGAGCTCATAGTCGGCGAAGGTATAAACCTGCAAGACGAAATTATACTTCATTCCATTATCGAGGAGACCCATTCAGAGAAACACTTTGAGATATTGCCTTTAATAATCATTGGCAGACATGAAAATGGATAATTGAAACGATGCTGAAGTTGGCCAAAATTGAAAGTCCGATTAAAATGACTTAACATCTGTGAAATTATTTTGCActattaatttttgtaattcatGATCAACATGAACTTGCTATTAAAAGTTTATTCAAAGAGGAATACTCAATTTGAGCtaagttttatttcaatttgattagatttaattattcatacacCCAGAAGATTCATTTTTGatagaagaaaaaaagttatttattcaCTAGGTATTAATATATgaacacaaatataaaacaggATTGAAAATCGAGAAAGGTTATGATTCATTTTCTTAGTCTTTTAACTCAAGGTGCAATatcaaaactcataaaaataataacagatTAGCTAAATGTACTCCTATAATGAAGACAGACTGGTTCATTTAGTTGCTTTCTAAGCGTATGCTTAATGTTATCATATTCAATACAAAAACACAATCAACATCAAATCAAAGTAATAGgttcaaaaataatattaacagTACCAAtgttcttgcaccagatgcgcatttcgacaatacatgtctcttcagtgatgctcgtggccaaattatgtgaaatcaaaagcttatataaaagatgaagagctataatccaaaaggtccaaaaagtatagccaaatccgtgaaaggaatcagagctttgcatgagggagatatattccttaatttctaataatttctaatattttgtaacagcaaattttaataacacaaaaaatccgtattacATGCCAGAACCGatgtactggctactgggctggtgataccctcgggtacTAATAgttcaccagcagaggcatcggcATAAAATACGTTGGGAATGAATATCGGGGAATTTTGGACTGCCAAAAGGAGAGCAAACAGATTATTGTTGATTGCTAAATGCAAGACAAGAAGAAATAACAATGAGTTTAAAAGGGAAGTCCAGGAAAGTATACGTAAGGTGGGGTGTGTAAGTTAGATAGGAAGAAATGTATCCACGCAATAATATACATACAAGCCTTCCGGAAAAGTTATTGCATTTGgattataatatacaaaaaattagGAACTCCTCATACATGAGCCACTGGAGTTAACGTCTACAATCTGAGAGAATGTTACTCCTTTTTTATACATCGTAAACAGATTGTGGGTTATTCCTaggtatttttttacaataccaCAGTCACCCTCGTGGTCAAAATTTGTTTTCGaaccaaaaacaataaataccaTTGCATAAGTGTTTTtcttaatctttaaaaataagtaattatAACTAATGATGAATTAGGGAAGTTAAAGATATAACTGTATATCTTGTTATATGTTAAaagtttgttaaaatatttacaccacttaatattcatttaaatacGTTTCTAGATATATAATCCACTGGACAAACGATTGCTAGATGATATATGTACAGAATGCAAGTATGAAacacaaagacaaaaaaaggtACTACAGACACCATAAAGACAGTAAAATCCAAAACATTTTACCAAAATAAGGTTGTAACATAATTATTCTTATGTCTGAGTATAAATTCATGTAAAGTTATATATTGGCGTTTCTTATGATCAGATTtctattgttttgaattttggattaAGACCGATTAAATGTACAGCAAATTAGAcgtttcaaaaaataattttagtaaaatatcTGATAAGATCACACATACTATATTTTACCATGCGTATAAGTCATTTTGCCAAGGGGAGGTCATAgacaataattttgtaatacatATGCaactttttctgttaaaacagttagattttatttattaaacaaaaatttaattctgatCTTTAAGTTATCATCCTTTAGGTTAGACGTAGGTTTCATAAAGTTAATATCCGCCAACCTGTACTTCATTGTAACGTTCAAATAATGAAAGAAGAAGCAATATTGAATGTGCAGATTGTTCCACTGTGCACGTTTATAGTGCTCACCGAACAGTTCACAACAATGGctaaccaggtttaatccacctttTTTCTGCGTAAGAATATGCATGTCAGATATATGACAGTacttttccattcgtttgatttaagttgtcagtttatttttcgatctatgaatttgactgtccctctggtatcgtttGCCCCTCTTTTTAGACCAAAGTAGAAAATTTGAAGGAactaaatatttccatacagtCTTTAAATAAGGGATAAAACCAAGAGTAAGCTATGAATATGTTCAAAGTGGCCTTAGCATACAAAAGATATGTGTAGAGTCATTTATTACATTGGGCAAGTAAAACATTGACTTGCTAGGGTGTTCAACAACTGTCACGCTGTGCTTTGATTTGTAGTGTTATAATTGGAATGTCTTCATTATTCCAGTCGCCCTGAAAAAATAGAACTTATAAATTAGAAATATGAGAACTCTGTTGACCAACATTTCTATACTAATAAGTCACCGATCTACTCATACTGtggatttatatattttagttggtaccaattttcgtggatttaggaaaaatagcattttcgtggatatctatttttgatgattttggcgtagtcatttcttttaaaagtgtaattcgttgaacatttatatTCGTTGTTTCATTGTATCGATGAATCCACGAAAATAGATATCCATCGAATTTTAACGAATACACAGTAGTCATATCTTCAATACTGTCATGATTTAATACAAACTTTTCTTATGTATAaacttaaaagatttttttatgaaattgtgTGTTCAACTCCCTCAGACAAAGTTGACCTTAAATGAATTTTGGCTATTAGTTTTGGTTAATTTTGGTCATAACGCTCTTCAAGTACTTCGGTTCTAATACATCTTTGGCTATAATTCATTTGGCTTTGAGCTTTCCCGATGAAATTATTCCATAAAAGCGCATTGAACGCTGTAATTTATGAAGTGTTGTCTCATGTTTTATTTGGctaattcaattttatgattaCAATATAATGTCTCTTACAATGACTCATTTTTTCTAATTATCAAAACAAAGAGACAAATTGAATTCAAGAATTTATATTGATCatgttataattttgatttccatttttttgtgtttttaggGTTTCATTTTGGCTTCGTAgcacttcaaaatttgaatataattgcATCGGCCTCAAATAGAATGAATATAtcagaataaatgttttataataatattttatcatcactttttttctaaaaatgtcagATTTACTAAATATATTTATGCAACTGATGCGTTCAAGGTTAACGATTTCCTTTCTTAACACGTATTTGCTTTTTTCTTAAATGTGGATTAATTTAAATTAGTATTGACAGAGAAGAGAAGATGCATCGTTATCAGTAGTAATAATAAACCataagatttaaacaaaactagaaaaatgcaaTTGACAGATACTCACTGGGAATCGGGTTCCGTCTGATCGATTACATTGCATCGATAATGGTGCGATATCGTAAAAAGTGCTCAACATCTGACTTGCTCGATCAGACCATTTAATGGACTGGTAGTTTTCTGCAACGTTTTGCGTCGATGACGTGTTATCTTTGTAAcgtctaaaaatggaaaaaggatttttatgttttgttgaagtataaaacaatacaattgTCCACTTAAAGCTGCCACAAAGATTCAACTGTTGTCTTTGTTACGAAAGCTTgtgaataatttaattatagAAACAGGATTGCAATTGtctaaaaaaaactcattaGTTAAAACGGCAAAATAATGTGTAAAGTTAAAGAACAGCGAGGACATAACATTTCTAAAGCTTTTGCAAAGCACAG
Proteins encoded:
- the LOC134708451 gene encoding dnaJ homolog subfamily B member 9-like — its product is MGRNQFAVLGLMPGASGDEIKKAFRSLALQYHPDKNKHAGAEEKFKIMCAAYDFLKDETNRLSHARELRENFDCKRKHRKGHSEKHYTYSSQQETDPFGHSQTFEDRFRPKFDRKGYERTSTDSNSRSRHDRSKQENSGDHKSENRRRDSQGKNRTEKEEFYQRDHKRFIPGFIFEDFFSLFSEPFKSFEQDFGPFRQRRSPFNVFHNSHFEDPLFDRHFEEHFHVFQEFEKEPMAHSFGPSNIEDMMNDFEPFADVGRDRAHSRRRYKPARRNYTSFHYRGDPFRETL